The following are encoded together in the Montipora foliosa isolate CH-2021 chromosome 12, ASM3666993v2, whole genome shotgun sequence genome:
- the LOC137981064 gene encoding monocarboxylate transporter 7-like, with the protein MTWISSLGFLFGFGVFLPVFMDYFKSSRETAACLGSVAIALTFFTGHFSTALISRFGCRITTVIGGVFCAMGLIASSFVENIFVLFFTYSFLFAVGCSCTFSVGLVVLSQYFKKRQSLATGVLTSGHGGGVLILGPTLEALRTVTGWQAT; encoded by the exons ATGACTTGGATTTCATCGCTCGGGTTTCTTTTTGGCTTTGGAGTTTTCCTGCCAGTGTTTATGGATTATTTCAAGTCATCCAGAGAAACTGCAG CATGCCTTGGTTCCGTTGCCATAGCATTGACCTTCTTCACCGGCCATTTTTCGACTGCTCTCATCTCTCGATTTGGCTGTCGTATCACGACTGTGATCGGAGGAGTATTCTGTGCCATGGGCTTGATAGCTAGTTCATTTGTTGAgaacatttttgttcttttcttcaCTTACAGTTTTCTGTTTGCTGTGGGTTGCAGTTGCACATTTTCCGTGGGGCTGGTAGTATTGAGCCAGTACTTTAAGAAGCGACAGTCTTTAGCCACCGGTGTGCTCACCTCAGGGCATGGGGGTGGTGTACTCATTTTAGGTCCCACACTAGAGGCCCTTAGAACGGTGACAGGTTGGCAGGCGACCTAG
- the LOC137978635 gene encoding monocarboxylate transporter 10-like has protein sequence MAGVALFTCSLSVTFDPNVETDEVKGNLMTRDSSEDRKDENIITKIKSVLDFSVWKEPPVIVFICCVCVVEFGHFVPQIHLIRFSEDLGISPKRASELLIYYGLCSAIGRLLAGFLCSHPRVNPFHVFQAAECIAGLSTVLVTLGTTYTTLIIYIVANGLSDGFFFTTLSFLLLTVSPHKTAAVLGWEMMLTSLFLASGPALAGLLADKLGSYVVPFQLAGGITLTGALIPFTLLCFQRSGRATLRLPQDEGQPLLNELNHS, from the exons ATGGCCGGAGTTGCTCTTTTCACGTGCTCACTTTCAGTAACCTTTGACCCCAACGTGGAGACAGATGAAGTCAAAGGCAACCTAATGACAAGAGATTCCAGTGAAGATAGAAAAGATGAAAATATTATCACGAAAATAAAATCAGTACTTGATTTCTCAGTATGGAAAGAACCTCCGGTGATCGTTTTCATCTGCTGTGTATGCGTGGTGGAGTTTGGCCATTTTGTCCCTCAGATTCACCTG ATTCGCTTTTCTGAGGACCTGGGCATTTCACCGAAGAGAGCATCAGAGTTGCTAATTTATTACGGTTTGTGCTCCGCAATTGGTCGTCTActggctggctttttgtgcaGTCACCCAAGAGTGAACCCCTTTCACGTTTTTCAAGCGGCTGAGTGCATTGCTGGATTGAGTACAGTTTTAGTCACACTGGGAACCACGTATACAACGCTAATCATCTATATTGTTGCCAACGGGCTCAGTGATGGTTTCTTCTTCACTACTTTAAGCTTCCTTTTACTCACTGTTTCTCCTCATAAGACCGCAGCCGTGCTAGGTTGGGAGATGATGTTAACTTCTCTATTCTTGGCAAGCGGCCCTGCTCTAGCTG GCCTGTTAGCGGATAAGCTGGGTTCGTATGTGGTACCTTTTCAACTGGCTGGAGGAATTACACTGACTGGGGCACTCATTCCATTTACGCTATTATGCTTCCAACGATCTGGACGCGCTACCCTAAGGCTACCGCAGGACGAAGGCCAGCCGCTGTTGAACGAGTTAAACCACAGCTAG
- the LOC137979981 gene encoding uncharacterized protein, producing the protein MPGMTTNILDLNTSTVAVQTESQTMSPSALSEGSYTSGIQQTSPDREGQESLFQERPYFVMNADIEGLKLDLLILQKKVEENANLLSANIRKKEEHMVAAEGIDYKTRYDHLLSSLRKKEKDIEELEEKCLSFENRVLSLEQENDSLRLALKIIVQEKNECDSRPQKGVDRWSLVENTHPEKSMKNKRNQQTIPSDNIGTRNIFEPLGNEVQGSFINVSPTPNNVASDDRGNKVPSARHSQTSNSRNRTDGATRTSDSERNDPANQSAKRKEVFIVGDSILKNLQGRKISRSAKVKVSSFPGCTTMDMRDHIKPILRKNPDAIVIHFGTNSLRSSASVRDCAEEIVNLATMISNDSSADLAISGIIPRSDDESLAVKVSGVNKLLKTFCNQNGWGFVDHSNVSPEHDLNRSGLHLNAKGTARLATNFINYLRGD; encoded by the coding sequence ATGCCCGGAATGACAACTAACATTCTGGACTTGAATACATCTACGGTTGCCGTGCAAACTGAGAGCCAAACAATGTCGCCTTCTGCGTTGTCTGAAGGATCTTATACAAGTGGTATTCAACAAACATCGCCCGACAGAGAAGGACAGGAAAGTTTATTCCAAGAGCGACCGTATTTTGTGATGAATGCTGACATAGAGGGTCTTAAACTTGATCTACTCATCCTACAGAAAAAGGTAGAAGAAAATGCAAATCTCTTGTCGGCAAATATACGAAAGAAAGAAGAACACATGGTAGCCGCTGAGGGCATTGATTATAAAACGAGGTATGATCATTTGTTGTCGTCtttacgcaaaaaagaaaaagatatcgAAGAACTAGAGGAAAAATGCCTGTCCTTTGAAAACCGAGTATTGTCCTTGGAACAAGAGAATGATTCATTAAGACTGGCGTTAAAGATCATTGTCCAAGAGAAGAATGAATGTGACAGCCGTCCACAAAAGGGAGTTGATCGTTGGTCCCTTGTGGAAAACACCCATCCGGAGAAAAGTATGAAGAATAAACGCAATCAACAGACAATTCCCAGCGATAACATTGGTACTCGCAATATATTTGAGCCTCTTGGGAATGAGGTTCAAGGTAGTTTCATCAATGTGAGCCCAACGCCAAATAACGTAGCAAGTGATGATAGAGGAAACAAGGTACCAAGCGCGAGACATTCCCAGACTTCAAACTCTAGAAACCGCACTGATGGAGCAACGCGAACCTCAGACAGTGAAAGGAATGATCCAGCAAATCAATCGGCAAAGAGAAAAGAAGTGTTTATAGTTGGTGATTCTATCTTAAAGAACCTTCAGGGACGGAAAATCTCGAGATCTGCAAAAGTCAAAGTTTCCTCGTTCCCCGGATGCACTACTATGGACATGAGAGATCATATCAAAccaattttacgaaaaaaccCTGATGCGATTGTGATTCATTTTGGAACTAACAGCCTTCGATCAAGTGCATCGGTGCGTGATTGTGCAGAGGAGATTGTCAACCTAGCTACCATGATTAGTAATGATTCCTCGGCCGATCTTGCGATATCCGGTATTATTCCAAGGTCTGATGACGAATCCCTCGCCGTTAAAGTGTCAGGTGTCAACAAGTTACTTAAAACCTTTTGCAACCAAAATGGATGGGGGTTTGTCGACCATTCAAATGTCTCTCCTGAACATGACCTAAACAGGAGTGGTCTTCACCTGAACGCTAAAGGAACTGCCCGACTTGCAACAAATTTTATTAATTACTTAAGAGGAGATTAG